The genomic segment GTCGGCCACCAGCGCGGCGAGGGCCGCGGCGACGGCGAGCCGGTTCCCCCGGGTGGCACCCGCGTACTTCCCCACGCCGTACAGGGCGACGACCACCATCCCGCCCATGGTGGCGTAGCTGCTCCCCAGCGTCGGGGCCCAGGCGGCGAGCACCACCACCAGCACCGCGGCCGGTTCGCGGCGGCGCCGGCAGAGCGCCGCGCCGGCCACGGCGTACAGCAGCAGGACGGGGAGGGGGACGTCGGTGACCGGGCGGAGGGCGAGCGTGCCGCCCGGCGCCTCCTCCACGAACACCGTCAGCAGGAACATGACGGCCGCGAGCACGGCGTCCGCGGTGCGCGGCCGGCGGGTGAAGGGCCCGCGGAACCCGCTCGGTACGCCGGGGAGGGGTACGCCGGGGAGCGGAACACCGGAAGGCAGCGCCGTACGGTTCATCATCGCTCCCGGGGAGGCTTCGGTGCCCCGGCGAGCCGTCGGGATCCACCGGGCACACCATCGTAGGACCAGGTCGGAGACGCGGTCACCCGCCCGTGGGCGGGTGCCTCCTCCGTCGCGCGGGGGAGGCGCCGCCCCGGTCCCCCCGCCCCGCGGGGGAGGGGCGAACCCGTCCGGCGGCAGGGGACAGCCGGGGGCCGGGCGCCGACGATGGAACCGCCTCACGGCTCCTGCCCCCGCCGCACCGAAGAGAGACGGCGGGCGGCAGTCATCTCACGGGAGCACACACCTTCATGAACCGATTCACGCGCCGCATCGGCGGCGCGAGCGCCCGCCGGCCCCGGGCCACGATCGCCGCCTGGGCGGTGGCCCTCCTCCTCGTGCTGCCGCTCGCCGGCATGTTCGGCGGGGCGTTCGCCGACGACCTCGTCGCTCCCGGCAGCCGGAGCGAGAAGGCGATGGAACTGCTCGAGGAGCGCTTCCCGGAAGCGTCCGGCGGCAGCGCCATGGTGGTTTTCGCCGCGCCGGAGGGGGACCGGCTGCAGCGGCACCGGGACGCCGTCGACGCCGCGGTCGTCCGGATCGCCGACGTGGAGCACGTCGCCTCGGCGGCCGGCCCCTTCACCGGCGGTGCGCTCTCGCCCGACGGACGCATCGGCTTCGCCCGGATCACGTTCGACGTGCCCGTGATGGACGTGGACCCCGGGCAGATCGAGGCCATGGCCGACGCGATCGAGCCCGCACGCGGTGCGGGTCTCGTCGCCGAACTGGGCGGTGACGCCGTCTTCCTCAACGCCGAGACGGAGACCTCGGGCGCGGAGGCGGCGGGCCTGCTGGCCGCACTGGTCATCCTGGTGGTGGCGTTCGGCACGGTCGTGGCCGCCCTGGTGCCGGTCGCGCTCGCCCTGGTGGCCGTCGCCGCGGGCCTCGGCAGCGTCCTGCTGCTGGCCAACGCGATGGACGTCTCCACCGCCGCCCCCACGATCGGCGCGATGATCGGCCTGGGCACCGGCATCGACTACGCCCTGTTCATCGTGGCCCGTCACCGCGAGAACCGCACCGCGGGCCAGGACAACGCCACCGCGCTGTCGAACGCCATGGCGTCGGCGGGCGCGGCCGTGCTGTTCGCGGGCGGCACCGTCGTCGTGGCGATGGCCGCCCTCGCGCTGACCGGGCTGAGTTTCCTGACGTCGATCGGCCTGAGCACCGCCCTGGTGGTCCTCTTCGCCGTGGCGGCCGCCCTGACCCTCCTGCCGGCCCTGCTCACGCTCCTCGGCGACCGGGTCCACAACAGGCGGCGGCTCCCGGGCCGTGAGCGCCCGGCGAAGAGGGCCGAGTTCACGGCGTGGTGGCGTTTCGCCCACCGTGTGTCCGCCCGGCCGTGGCGCCACCTGCTCGCCGCGTCCGCGGTGCTGCTCACCCTGGCCGCCCCCGCGCTGAGCATGGAGACGGGCTTCCCCGACGCCGGCGACGACTCGGCGAGCACCACCCACCGGCGCGCCTACGACCTGCTGGCGGAGGGGTTCGGCCCCGGTGTCAACGCCCCCCTGGTCATCGTCGCCGATCTGCGCGGCCCGGGGGCCGGCGCCGAGGACATCCCCGGGCTGGCCCGGCGCATCGCCGCCGACCCCGGCATCGTCACGGTCGGCGAGGCGCGGACCTCCGCGGCCGGGGACACCGTCGTACTGCCCACGATCCCGGCCACCGGCCCCGCGGACTCCGAGACCGCGCGGACGCTCGAACGGGTTCGCGGCCTCGTCCCCGCCAACGTCGCTGTGTCCGGTGTGACCGCGGTGACCGACGACCTCACCCGGCAACTCGCCGATACGCTGCCGATTCTCATCAGCGCGATCCTGGCGGCGTCCTTCCTGCTGCTGATGCTGGTGTTCCGCTCCGTCGCGCTGCCCGTGAAGGCCGTCGTGGTGAACCTGCTGTCCATCGGCGGGGCGTACGGCGTGGTGGTCGCCGTCTTCCAGTGGGGCTGGCTCGGCGGCCTGTTCAACCTCGACGGGACCTACCTGATCGCCTCGCCCCTGCCCACGATCTTCTTCGCGGTCCTCTTCGGCCTCTCCATGGACTACGAGGTGTTCCTCCTCTCCCGCGTCCGGGAGGAGTACGAGGCCACCGGGGACACCACCGAGTCGGTGGCGCGCGGCATGGCGGCCACCGGCCGGGTGATCACCTCGGCCGCACTGATCATGACCGTGGTGTTCCTCGGCTTCGTCGCCAACCCCTCACCCCTCGTCAAGATGATGGGACTGGGCCTGGCGACCGCCATCGTGCTCGACGCCACGCTCGTCCGCATGGTCCTCGTGCCCGCGGCCATGGCCCTGATGGGACGTGCCACCTGGTGGCTGCCCCGCGGGCTCGGCCGCCGGCTGCCCCGGATCGGCGTGGAGGCCGCGGATCCGGATCTCCCGCCCGGGCCGGAGCCCGAGCCGGCGCTCGCCCCGGGGCCCGGGAACCGCTGAGGCGAGGAGGGGACCGGGGGCGGGGGCCCGGGCCCGGGCTGGGCCGGAGCCGCGATCGGGGTCCGGGCCGGGGCCGGGCGGATTGCCCGTTGGGTCCCACGGTGCCGTGAGCACCGGCCGTCCTCCGGGGAACCGTGTGTGCGCGCAGCCCGCTTGACAGAACACCGCCGCTGCAAAAGGCTGGACCGACCAGTCGGTATGAAGAGGTGGCGCATGTCAGGTCAGGTGAGGATCCCGACCTCCCGGGGAGTGTTCGACGCGATCACCGCGGGGCCCGAGGACGGCCGTCCGGTCCTCCTGCTGCACGGATTCCCGCAGACCGGGCTCGTCTGGGAGCGGCAGATCACCGCGCTGGCGGACCGGGGGTTCCGGGTGGCCGCACCCGACCAGCGCGGGTACTCGCCGGGCGCCCGCCCGGAGGACCCCGCCGAGTACGCCATGGACGCCCTCGTCGCCGACGTGGTGGCGATCACCGGTGAACTCGGCTGGCCCGTCTTCGACCTCGTCGGCCACGACTGGGGCGGCGCGGTGGCCTGGTGGACCGCCGACGCCCACCCGGACCGGCTGCGCACCCTGACGGTCGTCTCCACCCCGCACCCCGGCGCCCTGGCGAGCACCCTCCGTACCGACCCGGACCAGCGGGCACGCTCGCGGTACATGACGGAGTGGCGGGACCCGGCGACCGAGCGGCGCATGCTCGCGGACGGCGCCCGGGAGCTGCGCGCCCTCTACGGAGACGCGGTCCCGGCGGACCGGGTCGAGGAGTACGTGCGGCACCTGTCGCCGCCGGGCGCCCTCACCGGGGCGTTGAACTGGTACCGGGGCGGCCGCCCCGGCCACGCGATCGGCACCACCTCCGTGCCCACCCTGTACGTCTGGGGCACGGAGGACATGGCCTTCGGCCCGGCCGCCGCCGAGGAGACCGGGAGCCGGGTCGGGGGGCCGTACCGCTTCGAGCGCCTTCCGGGCGTCGGCCATTGGGTCCCCGAGGAGGTCCCCGGCGTGCTGAACCGTCTGCTGCTGGAACACCTGCGGACGCATCCCGGTGACTGACCTCCCCCGGACGGCGCCGGCACCGGAACCGGCGTCGGCGCCCGCCCCGCCCACAGCCGCCGGGCCCGGGCCCGGCGCGTCACCAGGTGCGGGACTCCCTCAGCAGGTGGTCGCGGACCAGTGCCACGTGCGGGTTGTCCGCGGTTCCGGGCCGCTCCACGAGATAGGCCGTGTTGATGGGCGGGTCCTCCGGGCTGAGCAGCGGGACCAGGGCGCCGGAGGCGAGTTCGGCCCGGCAGAGGTAGTCCGGCAGGACGGTGACACCCGCCCCGGCGGTGACCGCCGTCAGAACGCCCCGCAGATCCGGCATGGTCAGCGCGGCCTGCCCGGCCAGGCGCCGGCCGAAGACGTGGCGCCAGTAGCGGCGGGCGATGGGCAGGTCCTCCGCGTACGTCACGAGCGGCACCCCGGACAGGGCGGCCGGGCCCTCGGCGGCGACCCGGTCGGGGCCGATCCGCTCCGCCCACTCGGGCGAGGCGACCAGGACGAACTCCTCGTCCGCCAGCGGTACGGAGGCCAGGGTGCGGCCGCGCGGCCGGCGGGAGGAGACCACCAGGTCGTGGCGGCCCGCGCGGAGCCCCTCCAGCAGGTCGTCGGAGAGACCGGTGGCGACCCGCAGCCGCACGCCGCGCGCGACCAGCGGCGCGAGGACGCGCAGGGCGCAGGAGCTGAGGAAGTCGGCCGGCCCGGCGAGGTGCACCGGCGCCGCGGTGTCGCCGTCGAACGGCCCGCGGTCGGCGACCGCGGCGAGGGCGTCGATCGGTCCGGCGACCCGGTCCGCCAGCTCGTCGGCGAAGGGGGTGGACGCCACCCCGCGCGACTGCCGTTCGAAGAGCTGGCGCCCGAGGTGCCGCTCCAGCGCGCGGATCTGGGTGGTCACGGTCGGCTGGGACAGGCCGAGGAGGGGCGCGGCGGCCGTGTACGAGCCGGTCCGGTGCACGGCCAGGAAGGTGCGGAGGAGGGAGAGGTTCACGGGCGCGGCCGGGGCCTGCCGGGGCCCGGACGGCGCCGCCGGTTGGCCCGGCGGGTCCCGCGGGGCCGCCGCCGGGGAGCCCTGGGCGGGCTCGGGCGGAGCTCCCCCCGATCCTTCCCGCGACCCATTGGATTCCCTATTTCTCATCTTGCGAACTCTATTGGATCGCCGAAGCGGAGGCGGCCTACGGTCGGGGGTGCCGGTGGACTGACGATCTGAGTCCAGAACGTCAGACCGTCACCCGAGACCACCGGAACACCCCGACCCGGAACCGGAACCGCGGAGGAACCCGGAGCCGGAACCGGAACCGGAACCCGGAAAGAGAGAGCACCACCATGGCAAAGATCCTGTTCGTGATGACCGGCGCCGACCACTGGACGCTGGCCGACGGCACCCGGCACCCGACCGGCTTCTGGGCCGAGGAGGCCGTGGCCCCCTACGAGGTGTTCACCGCCGCGGGCCACGAGATCGTGGTCGCCACCCCGGGCGGTGTCGTGCCGGCGGTCGACCGCGCGAGCCTCGCACCGGAGGCCAACGGCGGCCGGGAAGGCGCCGACACGATGGCGAAGAGGCTCGAGTCGGTCGACGAACTGCGGCGGCCCGTCAAGCTGGAGGACGTGGACCCGGCCGGCTACGCCGCCGTCTTCTACCCCGGCGGCCACGGCCCGATGGAGGACCTGGCCGTCAACGCAGACTCCGCCGCCGTGCTGACCCGGACCCTGGAGTCGGGCCGCCCCCTCGGCGTGGTCTGCCACGCCCCCGCCGCGCTGCTGGCCACCGTCGGCACGGACGGCGGCTCGCCGTTCGCGGGCTACCGCCTCACCGGCTTCAGCAACGCCGAGGAGCGGCAGGCGGGCCTGGCGGACCGGGCGAAGTGGCTGCTCCAGGACCGTCTCGTCGCGATGGGCGCGGAGTACGCCGAGGCCGAGCCCTGGGCCCCGAACGTCATCGCCGACCGCAACCTCTACACCGGGCAGAACCCGGCCTCCTCCGGCCCGCTCGCGGCCGAGCTGGTCAAGGCCCTGGGCTGACCATGGGCGGCGACCGGCTCACGGAGGTCCTGGACGCGACGTACGACTGCCTCACCCGGTACGGCGTACGGCGCACCACGGTGGACGACATCGCCGGTGCGATGGGCGTGTCCCGGTCGGCGGTCTACCAGTACGTCCGCGGCAAGGACGACGCGGTCCGCCGGCTCGCCGAGCGCCTGCACACGCGGGCGCTGGAGCGGGCCCGGCGGGCCGCGTCCGCCGACGCCCCGCCCGCGACCCGGGTCCGGGGCGTCCTGGAGGCCAAACTCGGCCTGGTCCTGGAACTGGCCGGCGATTCGCCGCACACCGCCGAACTCCTCGACGAGAAGGCCCGGTTGTTCGGCGACATCTGCCACGGGTTCACCGCGGACCTGCGCACGCTGCTGATCGGCGTCTTCGCCGGGGCGGGCCTCAGGGGCGCGGACCCGGCCGAGGGGGAGGCGGACGAGGCCGGACCGGCCGGCCCCGGGGCGGTCGATCCGGCCGGGGCCGTCGATCCGGCCGAGGCGGCCGACATCTGCATCGCCCTCGTACTCGGCCTGGAGTCCGTACCCGACGGTGAACGGCTTCTCCGCCCGGGGGTGGACGCGCTGCTCGCGGGACTGCTGGGCGATGCGGGCGCCGCCCCCTGATCCGCCCACCCGGCGGTCGACCCGCCCGTACCGCCCGCTTCCCCCGGCCGCCGACCCCCGACTGCTGCCCGCCGCCCTCCGCCCGCTCCTCCGGCTCCCGTCCCCGCCCGGCAGCCCCTCCCAACGACCCCTCCGACAGAACGGGACACGACCATGACAGCGACCCCGGCCACCCACCAGGACACCGGCACCGCATTCACCACCGAGCACGCCGCGACCCTCACCGGCCGTCTGCGCGCCACCTTCCGCAGCGGGCGCACCAAGCCGCTCGCCTGGCGCAAGCAGCAGCTCTCCCGGCTGCGCGCGCTGCTGACCGAGAACGGCGACGCCATCGCCGCCGCCCTCCACACGGACCTCCGCAAGAGCCGCGCGGAGTCCGACTCCATGGAGATCGCGAGCACCGTCACCGAGATCGACCACTACCTGGAGCACCTGGAGGACTGGCTGCGCCCGCGGCCCGCGGGCGTCCCCGAGGCCGCCTTCCCCACAGGCACCACGGCCCGCACCCAGTACGACCCCCTGGGCGTGGCCCTCGTCATATCCGCCTGGAACTACCCCGTCAATCTGCTGCTGGTACCGGTCGCGGGCGCACTGGCCGCGGGCAACGCGGTGGTGGCCAAGCCGAGCGAGCTGTCCCCGGCCACCTCGGCGCTGATGGCCCGGCTGCTGCCGGAGTACCTGGACGCCGACGCCGTCGCCGTGGTGGAGGGCGCCGTCCCGGAGACCACCGCCCTGCTGGCCCAGCGCTTCGACCACGTCTTCTACACCGGCAACGGCACGGTCGGCCGCATCGTCATGAAGGCGGCCGCCGAGCACCTCACCCCGGTGACGCTCGAACTCGGCGGCAAGTCCCCGGCGTTCGTCGACCGTGACGCCGACGTGGCCGCGACGGCCGCACGGCTCGCCGCCACCAAGTTCGCCAACGCCGGGCAGACCTGCGTCGCCCCGGACTACGTCCTCACCGACCCCGCCACGGCCCGCGCCCTGGAAACCGCCCTCACCGAGGTGATCGGGCAGCTCTTCGGCCCGGACCCGCAGTCCTCCGACGCGTACGCGCGCATCGTCAACGAGCGCCACTTCGACCGTGTGGCGGCGCTCCTCGACTCGGGGCGGACGGTGACCGGCGGCACCCACGACCGCGCCGACCGGTACATCGCCCCCACGGTGCTGGCCGACGTGGCCCCGGACGCACCGGTGATGCGGGAGGAGATCTTCGGCCCCGTGCTGCCCATCGTCACCGTGGACGGTCTCGACGAGGCGATCGCCTTCATCAACGAGCGCGACAAGCCGCTCGCCCTCTACGCCTTCACGGACAACGACGTCACGCGGGAGCGGCTCGCCGCCGAGACCTCCTCCGGGGCGCTCAACTTCGGCCTGCCCATCTACCATCTCGCCGTCCCCGAGCTGCCGTTCGGCGGTGTCGGCCCCAGCGGCATGGGCAACTACCACGGCCGCCACTCCCTCGCCACGTTCAGCCACCACAAGGCCGTCCTGGACGTGCCGCTCTCCTGAGTCCCCGCACCGGGCCGGGTCCGCACGCCCAGAAAGCACCGACACCGACATGCCACCAGCACACCGCACGCGGCGGCCCCGGGGCGTCCCGTCCCCGTCCCCGTCCTCGTCCCCGTCCCCGTTCCGGGGCCGGGACCGGGACCGGGGCCGGGACCGGGGCCGCGGCTCCGCCCCCGGCCGCGTCCGCATCGCCGGCCCCGCCCCCGGCTCCGTCCCCGCGCCCGTTCTCGTCCTGGCCCTTGGACCGGCCGCCATGGTCGTCTCCACGATGCAGACCCTGGTCGTGCCGATCCTGCCCGTCATCCGGGACGAGCTGTCCCTCACCTCCTCCGCCGCGAGCTGGCTGATCACCGCGACCCTGCTCTCCGCCGCCGTGTCCACACCGCTGCTGGGGCGCCTCGGCGACCAGCGCGGCAAGCGGCCCGTCCTCCTCGGCGTCCTGGCGCTGGCCGTCGCCGGTTCCGTCCTCGCCGCCACGGCCGGCTCGCTCCCCGTGCTGATCACCGCCCGTGTGCTGCAGGGAGCCTCCACCGCGCTCTTCCCGCTCGCCCTCTCCGTCCTCCGCGACGAGCTGCCGCCCGGCCGGCTGCCCGGCGCCATGGGGTTCGTCAGCGGAACCCTGGCGTTCGGCAGCGGATTCGCGCTGGTCGGCGCGGGACTGCTCACACGGGGCCCGGAGGCCGGCTACGACCGGGTCTTCTGGTTCGCCGCGGTGCTGTCGGCCGTCGCGCTGGCGGCCGTGGCCCTGGCCGTCCCGCCGTCACCGCACCCCGCCGGCGGCCGCACGGACTGGGCGGGCGCGGCCCTCCTCGCCACCGCCCTGGTGCTCTTCCTGCTGCCGGTCTCCCAGGGCAACGCCTGGGGCTGGGGCTCGCCCCGGGTGCTCGGCTGCCTCGCGGGCGCGGCGGTGGCGACGGCCGTGTGGGCGCTGGTGGAGCGCCGGGTGCGGGAGCCGATGGTGGACCTGCGGATGCTCCTGCGGCGGCCCGTGCTCTTCACCAACATCGCCGGAGTGCTGCTCGGCTTCGGCCTGTTCACCCAGTTCATCGGCGTCTCCTACCTGGTGCAGACGCCCCCGGAGATCGCGGGGTACGGCTTCGGCGCCTCCGTGCTGCGAACCTCCGTCGTCTATCTGCTGCCCGGGGCGACGGCCTCACTCCTGGCGGCCCAGCTCGGCGGGGCGCTGGTCCGCCGGATCGGCGCCCGGATCACCCTGGCCGCCGGAGCCTGCGCGGGAGTCGCCGGCTTCGCCGTGCTCGCCCTCGCCCACGGCACGCCCGCGGCGGTCGTCACCGGAGGCGCCCTGACCGGCATCGCCGTGGCCTTCGGCTTCGCCACCCTGCCCGCGTTCATCGTCGCCGGCGTACCGGCGCACCAGAGCGGTATCGCCAACGGCATCAACTCCATCTCCCGGTCGGTGGGCAGCTCCGTGGCGAGCGCCGTCGTCACCACGCTCCTCGCCGCCAACACCCTCCCCGGCCTGCCGCCGGGCGCCCCCGCGCTGCCCGCCGAGACCCAGTACACGCTGAGCTTCGGCCTGGGCGGCGCCGCCTTCGCCCTCGTCGTGCTCGTCGCCCTGGCCGGGCTGCGCCGCGACCGGCCGCCCGCCGTCGTCGTCCTGGAGGCGGGACCGGCGGCGGACCGGCCGGCCGGGGCGGCGGCGATGTCCGCGGCGGGGGGCGACGGGGACCGGGACACCGCGCGATGCCCCGGCCGGCTGTGACGCGGAACGCCGTGTCGCCGGGTGAGCGGAGCGTGGGCGGCGGCGGTGCGGTCGAGTACGTTCGGCACATGCCACCGCTCGACTCCCCCCGCACCGACTTCGAGGCCGTCTTCCACGCCATCGGCATCATCCAGGCCGAACGCCGCTGCGGTCCCGAGGACGCGTTCCAGCTGCTGGTCAACGTCTCGCAGCGCACCAACATGAAGGTCCGCTCCATCGCCGCCGCCCTGGTGAGCCTCGCCGAGACGGCTCCGCCGGGACCGCTGCTGCCGGGCGAACCGCGGTAACCGGACCGGGCACGCCCGGCACACCCGGCACACCCGGCGTGCCCTGTGCGAGACTCGGCCCGTGATCGTCGAACGCGCGTACGCACATGTGGAATCGCACGACGAGGGGGAGTGGCCCTGGTCCGTGCCCTGTGTGCGCGGCCTCCTGACGGACGGGCTGCGCTTCACGGCACCGGTGACCTTCCTCGTCGGCGAGAACGGCTCGGGCAAGTCCACCCTCGTCGAAGCCCTGGCGGAGGGCTTCGGCCTCGACCCCTACGGCGGCTCGCACGAATGGCGCTACGCCAGCCACCGCGGCAAGTCGGTCCTCGGCGAGCGCATCCGCTTCGAAGCGGCGCCGCGCGGACGGCGCATGCTCGGCAACTGGTCCGCCCGCACGGGCTTCTTCCTGCGCGCCGAGACCGCCCTCGACGCGCTCGACCGGGAAGGGTTCGCGCCCGACTCCGTCAGCCACGGCGAGGGCTTCCTCGCGGCGTTCCGGGGCAAGTTCCTCCGCCCCGGGCTGTATGTCATGGACGAGCCGGAGGCCGCGCTCTCGTTCTCCTCCTGCCTCGAACTCCTCGGCCACCTCGACCAGTTGGTGAAGAACGGCGGCCAGGTCATCTGCGCCACCCACTCCCCGCTGCTCACCGCCCTGCCGGGCGCGGACATCATCGAGGTCGGCGACCACGGGCTGCGCCGGACGGAGTGGAGCGACCTCGCCCTCGTCGACCACTGGCGCCGCTACCTCAACGACCCGCGCGCGTATCTGCGGCACATCCTCGACTGAGCGCGAGCCCCGGCCCGCGGCCCCTGCGGGCGGGCCCGGCCCGCGGCCGTGCGCCGGGCCCGCCCGGCCGCCCCTACTCCGTCACCTCGGTGATCTCCAGCGTCTGGATCTGGCCCGCCGCGAACGGCACGCTCACGGACTTGCCCGCCAGACGGGTGTCGGTGCGCCGGACGTAGAGGTCGCCGCCGCCGGAGGTGTGCGTGGACCAGCGCGTCACCCGGCCGTCCGGCCCGCCCGCCGCCCGCCCGAAGAGCGAGAGGTCGAAGGTCAGCGTCTGCGCCTGGTCCGGGTTGACCGCCACGACGACCAGCCGCCGCGCGTCCGGATCGTACGCGGCGATGCTGTTGCCCGCGCTCGTGGAGAGAATCCGCATCCCGGGCCGGATGTGCCGGGTGAACTGGGCGAACACGTAGTACTTGGTCTGCACGGCTCCGGGCTGCAGGGTGTCCGGGTCGTACGCGATCATGGCCCAGCCCGGGCTGGGGTCCAGCACCTGCCAGTAGACCCACGCGCTGGGATGCAGCCAGCGGAAGTCCAGGAAGAGATGGGTGGCCATCGACAGGCCCGAGGCGTCGTTCTGGCCGGTCTCGGAGTTCCACAGTGCCTTGCCCGCACCGGTGACCTCCTGGTGCAGCAGATCCCGGCGGCCCCCCGAGCCCTGGTAGCCGTGGACGTTGACCCGGTCCACCAGCGCCCGGGTCCCCGCGTCGAAGGACGCCCAGGTGGTGCGGGCCAGGTCATAACTCGTCTCGTCGGACGCGGCGATCGGCGTGCCCGACAGCCCGAGACGGTCCAGCTCCGTACGGAGATGACCCAGTACCGTGGCCTGGACACCGGCGTCGATGTGGCAGCCCTCCTGCCGGCCGTCCGCCCGCCACCAGTCGGAGGACGGCTCGTTGAACGGCTCCACGGAGACGAACGGCACGCCCCAGGCGTCACGGGACCGCCGCGCCGTGACCGCGAGATAGGTGGCGAACTGCCGGTAGTTCCACGGCTGGAGGTTGTTGCCGCCGTCGGCCGCCCCGGACGGGTTGTGGTTGAGGCACATCCACCACATCGGGGAGTTGGAGAACAACTCCGCCTTGGCGCCCCGGCGATGAGCGCGGAGCAGGGCACCCCGCTGCCTGGCGTCGACGTTCCAGTTCCAGGCGGCGGAGTCGGGATTCTCGTCGCGCCAGTCCTGCCAGAAACCCTCGATCTGCTTGAAGCGGGGGATGTTGGGCGAGACCGCCATCGACTCGCCGTCCACACTGTTCCAGCTGCACGCGCCGAGGTTGTAGCGCGCGATGTTCAGCCCCAGGCCGGGGAGCGTACGGCCGTTGTACGGGACGTCGCCGAGGGTGAAGAAGGCGTCGGCGAAGTCGTCCCGGTCGCCGAAGACGTTCGCCCACCAGGCGAGCGAGGTGCCCCAGCCCTTCCAGGCCCCGTAGTCGGTGCCCGGCTCCACCCGCACCGTCGCGTCGGCGTGCGCCGTGCCCGGGGCCGCGGCGGTGCCCAGCAGCACCCCGCCGGCCGCCGTCAGTAACGTCCTGCGCCTCACGAGCGTCTCCTCTCGTCCGTCCCCCGGCCGGGTAGCAGCCTGATGGCGCGGGAGGGGAGTTGTCGAGAGGGCAGGAAGCGCTTTCTGTCAACGGGGAGCAGGAATGGGTGGCCCGCCGCGCGCGTGGTCGGCACGGCCGCGGCGGGTGCCCGTACGGACGGTGACGGCGTGCAGGCCCCCCGCGCCCGCACGTCATCCGGGGCAGCCGTCAGCCGCAGCTACCGGTGATCCACTTGTGGGAGCGGACCTTGTAGGTGCCGGCCAGATTGCCGCCGTGCTGGTTGCGGGTGCAGCCCACCCGGTCGGTGTAGTTGGCGCCCTTGTAGTAGGCCACGCCCGAGTAGCTTCCGGTGCCCGCGTTCCACACCGACTTGACGTTGGTGGTGGCGGCCCAGGAGCACTTGACGGCCCCGTTCTGCCAGTCGGGGTCGGCGATGTCCCAGGCGCACTTCTTGCCGGTGAAGTCGTAACCGGTCCAGAAGCACACG from the Streptomyces xinghaiensis S187 genome contains:
- a CDS encoding ANTAR domain-containing protein; translated protein: MPPLDSPRTDFEAVFHAIGIIQAERRCGPEDAFQLLVNVSQRTNMKVRSIAAALVSLAETAPPGPLLPGEPR
- a CDS encoding AAA family ATPase, giving the protein MIVERAYAHVESHDEGEWPWSVPCVRGLLTDGLRFTAPVTFLVGENGSGKSTLVEALAEGFGLDPYGGSHEWRYASHRGKSVLGERIRFEAAPRGRRMLGNWSARTGFFLRAETALDALDREGFAPDSVSHGEGFLAAFRGKFLRPGLYVMDEPEAALSFSSCLELLGHLDQLVKNGGQVICATHSPLLTALPGADIIEVGDHGLRRTEWSDLALVDHWRRYLNDPRAYLRHILD
- a CDS encoding glycoside hydrolase; amino-acid sequence: MRRRTLLTAAGGVLLGTAAAPGTAHADATVRVEPGTDYGAWKGWGTSLAWWANVFGDRDDFADAFFTLGDVPYNGRTLPGLGLNIARYNLGACSWNSVDGESMAVSPNIPRFKQIEGFWQDWRDENPDSAAWNWNVDARQRGALLRAHRRGAKAELFSNSPMWWMCLNHNPSGAADGGNNLQPWNYRQFATYLAVTARRSRDAWGVPFVSVEPFNEPSSDWWRADGRQEGCHIDAGVQATVLGHLRTELDRLGLSGTPIAASDETSYDLARTTWASFDAGTRALVDRVNVHGYQGSGGRRDLLHQEVTGAGKALWNSETGQNDASGLSMATHLFLDFRWLHPSAWVYWQVLDPSPGWAMIAYDPDTLQPGAVQTKYYVFAQFTRHIRPGMRILSTSAGNSIAAYDPDARRLVVVAVNPDQAQTLTFDLSLFGRAAGGPDGRVTRWSTHTSGGGDLYVRRTDTRLAGKSVSVPFAAGQIQTLEITEVTE
- a CDS encoding peptidase inhibitor family I36 protein, which translates into the protein MHFLSVRKGRRTAPLLAAFTISAAAATAFVLPASSATAAPAAPAAVDCATGDVCFWTGYDFTGKKCAWDIADPDWQNGAVKCSWAATTNVKSVWNAGTGSYSGVAYYKGANYTDRVGCTRNQHGGNLAGTYKVRSHKWITGSCG